In Lycium barbarum isolate Lr01 chromosome 9, ASM1917538v2, whole genome shotgun sequence, the DNA window GTCTCAACACGCTTTTGATTCTCCCTTTCTTTGTAGTGGTTTTTAGCTCGTTCACTTAGAAATTCTCGGAGGTGGCCATTCTTTAATAAACGAGCCACCTCTTCCCTTAACTGTCGACAGTCTTCGATTCTGTGCCCATGAGTCTCATGATACTCACACATCATGTTCGAGTCTCGTTGACCCGGGTCTGAcctcaatggcctcggccatctggCCTCCGTGATACGGCagatagccgagacgaggtccgaggtgttgatgttgaagttgtacttCGATATTCTCAGCAAGTTTTAGTTGCTAGCCGATCTTCTGATGTCTCTCCTAAATGAGAGGCCTCGACTGTTTGATGGGCGTTCGGCCCGTTTATCGCTCCTACCCGAGAAGTGACTGGgaccaacccttgatttttctGACCTGAAGCTCGACTTTTTCGAATGAGAGTATGGCTGATACCTTTCTCTCGATGGTCTCGTCTCCGATTCGTAATTTTTCCTCAACCTCTCagagcttttgctcatatttatgGGTCCCGGGGAAAGTTCGagctggtcatcctctacccgaatctttgattcgtatctgttatgAACATCTGCCTAGGTCACAGCCTCATATTCTAACAAGTTCTCTTTTAGTTTGAATGAGGCAGTTGAgctccgaggattaagccctttggtgaaagcttgtACAGCCCATTCTTCCGGAActggagggagctccatccgttccatTTGGAAGCGGTTCACAAATTCTCGTAACAACTTATTATCCCTCTGGGATATACGGAAGATGTCCGCCttccgggcctgcacctttttggctccagcatgggcttttatgaacgcatccgtGATCATTTCAAAAGaggtgattgaatgctcgggcagatagTCGTACCAGGTCAATGCTCTTTTCGATAgggtttccccaaactttttcaacaacacggactcaatttcatcctcttcgacgtcattgccttttatggcacaggtataCGAAGTCACGTGCTCCTGTGGGTCCGTTGTGCTGTCGTATTTCttgatatccggcattttgaacctcttcgggatcaacttcggagccgcacttagagggaaaggcctttgaatgtacctctttgaatctggccctttcagaataggcggagccctcGATATCTGATCCACTCGAGAGTTAtacgtttccaccctcttctctgttgaatctacccgctttgccaaggtttcgagcatcttcagaacttcAGTGGACGATCCGGCTCCAGATCCGTTACTCTTGACTATTCGCGTTTCATCCCTCCTTGGTTCAGTGACTCATTTTGACCTTACCGGGGTTGCCTTGTCATTTTTGCTCTGCAGCTGAGCTATTGGAATCCCCTGTTCGGCTATGGCAGTCCCttattcctgcaacatttcaaatattaGATGTAAGTTAATCTCATCAGGAGTATCCGGTGTTTTCCGGCCTTGagcccgggacaaagtaattgagttatgagtattcaGGGGATCAGTGGCCGGAAGGGCGGCGTTCTCCTGGTTGACAGTAGTCTGTCGATCGAGGCCCTCTCTCGAGTTCACAGCATTGGGGTTGGCTGGATCCGCAGGTGTGTTTCGTAACCCACTGTTGTTCTCGATCTCAGCCACAATTTCGTTGTTGTCGACATGACCAGAATGCCCGTTGTTTGCCATTTTGTCCCTTTTTTTGCGGAAACTAGCAGATTCCTCAATCAACGGGTGAAAGAAGGAAGAAACAAAgattaaaaaaccactattatcctagccccatggtgggcgcccgaatttaggtaacaattgaatttgtaagtgaggtataggatatgtggatgaactttaatctatttttggtTGATATGAAATATCTATGAttcgtgtgtgtatatatatatatatatatacacacacatatatatagatatgcgCTAATGCCTTGAATAAGTATATTGATTTTGGTGATTGAGCTaagtatacacacacatatatggcAATATATTGTACTGAGTAGATGAACAAAGCCAAAAAACACTGTAGATCCGAACCAAAatcagagagagagaaagagttttaatatattttgtattacaatgttctagatctgaaaaaGCCAACCCCCTGAAGTAGGAAAatgccctctatttataggtttgcctcatgggccttgaatacaatgcaaagccttttagaataaagaaaccctaaaaggataagataggatcgtacgatctgacacccgtacagTTGCTAGTACAAAatgacagaacggtcttgacaCGTGTTAGCATCGCAACTGGTTcaccggaccaacgaccacgttCAGTTCGGACAtagagaaaccggactaacggccacgtaaacttgacttggagaaaccggactaacggatACACTTCTCTCATCTCGGGTCAGCTGCATTCGGTGCAATCCCCCCGGTCTGAAGAAAAGACCGAACATACTCGTCCTCATTTGGTCCTACCCtcggtctcaccggtcttgcattgacccggtttttaccgtatacaagcatatgcatatataagtataaatatacaaaacctatacattttcTGGTTATTTTGTAAATTAGGTTACCCAAAGCTATTGAGCTGTAATTTTGGcaaaattaaattatatatacTTAATAGTATAAATATTTTCTCATATTATTAATGTATTTTAAATTATTATAGTAGATTATAAATTAATATTTTATCATAGATATATACGTCTAATTATTTTAAAAGTAACCTGATATGTAGATGAATTTTATGGTCAGCGCATGAAGCTTAAAAATCATAAAATAGGTAAATTAAAATGTTATCCACCAACCATTTGCAATCTTAAACTAGACACACTACAGAGTCTCACAAGTGTCTCAGACAGAATCTATTGGAAAAGGTGAAAAAAGATATCACAGACTAATGAACTTTGAAGTTTGAAGCCAACCCCTTAATAGCATACATGTCCTTTAATATAATACTCcatccgtcccataataagtatcACTTTAGTCAAAAAAATTTATCTCATATAAATGTCAtcttaggaaaccaagacataaattgattagttttttccaattctccccttagacaataaagtaacatctaagtggtgattgaaaaagccacatggtaacttggtattgttggattcccaatgtcaaaagatTTACTTCttatgcatgctctaatcaaaaggtaaaaaaaaaaatttttttttactatatagGGATATTTTGGTAAACTTCGCATGcattattaatttcttaatatgcgtatttttgactaaggtgatacttattatgagacggagaGAGTAACATATACCCAACGTTCATGCTTAGATTCTCAAACTATTTATATAAGAGTAGTGAGAGTACTTGAGTAATTTCATTATCTGGGATTGGTCAAGAAGTCTAGTTGTTTTGTTTCTTAAAAAAAGGTTATTTTTGTAACTTATTGTCTTTCTTGATTTGgatttttcttgttctttaaAACATCATTTAATTTGTGGCTTTTTTTTCAACTTCAAGCTTTCAAAAATTTGTTCACTTGGTGATTTTTTAGTTAAACTGAGTATGGAGGAGAGGTATGAGCCATTGAAAAAACTTGGTTCTGGACACTTTGGGGTGGCTAGGCTTGTAAtagacaagaaaacaaaggagctTGTTGCTGTTAAATACATTGAAAGAGGGAAGAAGgtaatttaatttccttaataaATGATTTGCTTCTTCAGTGCTCCATGTTTttgttgattatattttgatttttcacTTGTTTGGGGTTTGTACTGGATTTGCTTAATTGACTGATGTTTCTCTATAATCTTTTGATGGTTAAGGTTTAAGTTCACGTATGAACACTAAATTTTATCCACTATAACAGTCATAAAACTACTTTTTATCAAATAACTGAACTTAATGTAAAAGTAAAATCAATAAAATTTTATGTTTTAACGACAAGACCTACGCATCAAGGTGACTTCATTGTTATAGTTGATAAGATTTTGTGATTACACTTTAGTTACTTTTAAGTAACAAAAAATCGTTTTTAACTTTACATATTGTTACAGTGGATAAAGTCAGTTACTTTAATatgaaaaaaatagttttttacTTTGAAAAACTATCTACTAGACTACTACTATTACCAAACCTGCAGGAAGTATTTACAGCTCACAGAAATTTATTATGCTCTTGGTTATGTTAGGCCTATTAATAGATACAGATTATTTTTCTTGTTTCAGATTGACGAGAATGTGCAGAGGGAAATAATAAATCATAGATCATTAAAGCATCCCAATATTGTCAGATTTAAAGAGGTAAATACCTACTTTAATGTTCTTTTGAAAACTTGATTCTATTAAATTATTCTCGTAGTTTTTGGTCCCTTGATATCTGCTACTACCCGTTGTTTATTGTATTTCAGTTATCGCTTTATTCTATTGTGGTTACTGTTCCTTTTCCCTGTATGCTTTGTATTGCTTACCCTTTTATTTAAGATATTGCCGTTACTTCTGTTTTCTTCTTTTAAATCAGTTTTAATATGCAttacttgagctgagggtcttccGAAAATAGCGTCTCTGCCTCCatgaggtaggggtaaggtatgcgtacactctaccctcctcagaccccacttattgaattacattgggtatgttgttattgtactAGCGGAAATGAAATTTTTTCATATGCTAGATTCAGGAACCGTTTGGATTACTGTTAATTTCATGGACGGTCACAGAAAGTgcgcttttttttttgttaggtgTTGTTAACTCCAACACATTTAGCAATTGCTATGGAATATGCAGCAGGTGGTGAACTTTTTGCTAAAATTCACAGTGCTGGCAGATTTAGTGAAGATGAGGTTATTAAGATCTCATATTCCTTTTATAGTTGTATTCTTCCTGTAGTTTATGGTAATGAAAAagctaatggtcaaaaacacacctgaactatcactttttcgtgAGTTTCCTGCCCGAACTATCACTAATAATTTATCAAAACgcacctcaactatcagttgttccatTTTCCTACATCAACTATTCAAGTAGGAAAAGAGAACAACTAATAGTTGAGgtatgttttgataaatagttagtTCACGAAAAAGCGATAGTTCAAGTGTATTTTTAACCGTTAACTCATAACGAGAATGTTATACAAATATTCGTTCTTGTTATTCCGGAAAACAGGCTCGCTTCTTCTTCCAACAGCTAATATCTGGAGTCAGCTACTGTCATTCCATGGTAAAATTTCATGAAAGTATTTCTCCATTTATGCTCTCATCTTTTTTCATGAGTTCCTTATTCTCAAATGACACTTTGTCTATAATATTGTAGGAAATTTGTCACAGGGATTTAAAGCTAGAGAACACTCTCCTTGATGGAAGTCCAACGCCACGTCTTAAAATATGTGATTTTGGTTATTCCAAGGTTTCTTAGATTGTATTCAATTTAAGAAGATTATTGGTATTGTCTAAATTATAGAATAATAAGTTTTTATTTACTAATTTCTTGTCTAATGTAGTCTGGTTTGTTGGATTCAACACCCAAGTCGACTGTTGGAACGCCCGCTTACATTGCTCCCGAGGTCCTGTCGCGTAAGGAATATGATGGGAAGGTACGAATATTTCTAAGCAGTGGCGGAATCAAAATTATAATAACAAAGAGAATTCAAAAGACACTATGCTAGAAGTTTTTCTTATGTAAAGGGAATTCAACAAATtattagtataatttttttttacccGTATATGTTGTATAATTTTTCGGCGAAAGGGTTCAACTGCCCCTATTCAATATGCATAGCTCCGCCATTGCTTCTAAGTTTCTTCGTGTTTGGTATGTCGGAAGTGATTCTCAGACGAGCTCCCTCTTTGGAGTGTGACTTACAACTTCTATACTTTTTCCCCTGTTCCTCTAATACTAATTGGCTCGGATCTTGTATACTTGTTAAAAAAGTACTCAAtaagtataaataatttatttcgAACTTAGTAAATCAAATAGGTTGTATAGAATTCCGCGCTCGAGAATATAaagttcaaatcttgaattcgcATTCCATTGCTCATGTTGTTTCACTTGGAAAATTGTGCTCATATGATCAAgtccttattttttcagattgcAGATATGTGGTCATGTGGAGTGACATTGTTTGTGATGTTAGTAGGAGCATACCCCTTTGAGGATCCTGAGGATCCAAGAAATTTTCGTAAAACCATTGAGGTGAGTCAATAATAAAGTTATTTAATTTGATTTTGTTATCTGGACAAATTATACTTTAATTCTTACGAGGACCATAATTGTTTTGTAACATTAGCCTATGTTGTTCAGACTTTTCGAAATTATTGTCGCACCGTGTCAAATCTTTCAAAAATGCACCacttttggaggatctgacatgCGCGCGGTAACATTTCTTAAGAGTGAACAACATAGAAATTAGCGCGCAGCTTaagaatttcttcttcttttttttttttttttgttttttttcagaGAACAGTGAATGCTCAATACTCCATACCTGATTATGTACGAATATCTGTGGAGTGCAAGAACCTCCTTTCTGGAATCTTTATTGCCAACCCCTCCAAGGTAGCTCGGTTTTCTTGAAGTGACATGTCAAATGCGCGCAACGTATTAGTGAAAGATTCACAAATGGGGTTTTGTTAAACAATACTctatctgtcccaatttatgtgacacttttcgcttctCGATATTCAAACTATATGAACTTTGACCATCATTTTAAGATTTATGTTTTCATCAAATTggtatgagaaaagttgcaatttATAGTAATTTTCATGTAGtcttcaaatatataaattttaatattaaaatatcgAATTAATCTAATACAATTTAGCTTtcaagtttagtcaaattaaatctcgaaaagcaaaaagtgtcacataaattggaacggagggagtagtattttgTCGAATATCTTTTGTGGTATGAGAATGAGATGAGTTTTAATGAAGCTAAGTAGATACTGAAGATTCACACAATATCCAAGAGTACTCCAATATCCAACTTGCTAGCGATTAAGTAGTGGTGTACACAAGATTTGGGCAAGTGGTGTTAATTTATTATCATGACTTGGCGTTATTGGTGTTTCATTTAATATCATATATATCTCACTGGAAGTAAACTCTCCTTTTTTGTGCATAGTTCTTGGGGCTGGAACTATTCCTCTTAGCCAGGGCAGATGTAGTGTAAAACTTACGGTCCATCCGAACCTAATAGCTTTTATTCAAACCCTACATACACGTTAATATAATTCACAAAACAAGTAAAATAATAGATTTCAAATCCAGTAGATCAAATGACTTGTGATAGAATTTCAAACTCGAATGCATAAAGATTATATTTTGAATCCGCCTGCTATTCTTGGCAACAAAAGATTGTACAAACTTGTTTATTCATTAACTGAAATACATTACCAATCTGCACATTGTGCTATTGATGAGACTTTGTTTTAAATTAGCTTTTAAAACATGTCAATTTTCACTGCACAGAGGATCACCATTCCAGAAATAAAGGAACATCCCTGGTTTTTGAAGAATTTGCCAAAAGAGCTAATGGATTATgagaattcaagatttgaagaaaTTTGTGACAAACCTCAGCAAAGAGTGGAAGAAATATTGAGGATCATACAAGAGGCTAAGACCCCTGGAGCAGTGTCGAAACCTGAAGAGCAAACAGCTCTTGCAGATGCAACAGATCCCGATGGCACGGAGGGTGACCATGAATTTGAAATTTACGCCAGTGACGATATTGTGGCTCCTGCTTAAGAGTGATGATTCATATATCCGACTTTAACGTTGTctgtatttgttgttgttgttgttgttgccgtCATCGTTAAGACCCGTAGAGAACTGTCGAAGTCTATAGGAGAAGATCCTGCTGGGGCAACGGATCCCGATGGCAAAGGGCGCACTCGAATCTGAAGTTGACACCTGTGATGATTTTGTGGCTTCTATGAAGGTGATAGATTCATATAGCTGACTCTAACTTGCATGAAATTGAagcattattgttgttgttgttatcctTGTTTCTAAAGGTGACTTTGAGTATGTAACTCTCTAAAGGATCATTTGTGGGTGAATTGGT includes these proteins:
- the LOC132608711 gene encoding serine/threonine-protein kinase SAPK3-like is translated as MEERYEPLKKLGSGHFGVARLVIDKKTKELVAVKYIERGKKIDENVQREIINHRSLKHPNIVRFKEVLLTPTHLAIAMEYAAGGELFAKIHSAGRFSEDEARFFFQQLISGVSYCHSMEICHRDLKLENTLLDGSPTPRLKICDFGYSKSGLLDSTPKSTVGTPAYIAPEVLSRKEYDGKIADMWSCGVTLFVMLVGAYPFEDPEDPRNFRKTIERTVNAQYSIPDYVRISVECKNLLSGIFIANPSKRITIPEIKEHPWFLKNLPKELMDYENSRFEEICDKPQQRVEEILRIIQEAKTPGAVSKPEEQTALADATDPDGTEGDHEFEIYASDDIVAPA